The Rhododendron vialii isolate Sample 1 chromosome 1a, ASM3025357v1 region aaaatccgtttttaacacacacaacctcggttccgccgttccggtctcccgagtatcctcacaatggttccgccgcaccgggttcccattggcacacgattgcattggctccgtaccgcggataaccaagccatacctcaccatggttctgccgctccgggttcccatgggaacgcacacaattcaaaaccctcggttccgccgctccgggttcccaattggggttttcgaaatctaaaccctcggttccgccgctccgggttcccgagtatcccacaatggttccgccgctccgggtagGGCTGTCCATACACCCGACCCgaccgacccgacccgacccgacccgacccaaaaATAGACCTAACGGACGGATCTGATTACCCTTTTCGGTCGGGTTCGGGTCCTTTTGGTCGGGTTTTGGAAATTGTCGGTCGGGTGTCGGGTGTAGCATATAATTTATCGgatggacccgacccgaccgacATATATATTTACACTACTAAAAATTCCTACCCGGCTGTCCAGTACTCCAGTTCACACTTCCAGTTCCAAATTTCCTCCTCTGTCCTCATGCCTCCTCCTCCCccaaatcaatctctctctctctctctctctctctctctctctctctctctctctctctccctccctctcccgaTCGACACAGACTTCTCCTTTTGCCTGCAAAGATGAAACTTATGAGAGTAGATCTTGACCCAAACCCAAACGTAGGGCTTGTTTCTCATAAGTCATACCTACGTTTTTCATCTGGGTGTTTATCCATCGCCGAGACGAGTGTGTGAACGAAAAACTTTGAGTGTTGATTGCGAAAATGAAGCTTGGTTCAGATCTAAATTTGGGTCAAGAAAATCAGTGTCCATACATACGATTGCAGTGAAAATGTTGAAGAAGATGGAGGTGGTGGTCACAGGTAAACTTCGTTTAGATCTAAATTTGGGTCAAGAAAGTCAGATTGTTGATGCAAGAATTCTGGGGTTGTTCTTGTTGTTCGTAATAGTCAACATTATTTTGGAGATGAGCTTGGATCTGTAATATTCATTTGTTATTTTAGAGATTTTGCTTAATCTGTTCTTGTTCTCGActattcttgttcttgttctgcAAACCCGACCGGACCCGACCGACCCGACGGCAAACCTGATCGAGCGGTTTCTATAACTTCTTCGGTCGGTTTCGGGTGGCTGAAATACCAACCCGACAAATATTCGGTCGGGTCTAACCCGACCCGAACCCGACCACACCCGACCCGTGGACAGCCCTagctccgggttcccaattggggttttcgaaatctaaacccttggttccgccgctccgggttcccgagtatcccacaatggttccgccgctccgggttcccatttggggttttcgaaatctaaaccctcggttccgccgctccgtgttcccgagtatccccacattgattccgccgctccgggttctcattgggtttttcacaaatcttacttttgcacacgcacacaactcacataatgccacccaaaaccggtcattatgtagtttcaaaatatttccttcctcgaaaaacatttcctttcattaatcacaccctaggtgtcatgtttctactttctcgattctcgtgtctcgttacatgcaaagactccgcggtcggacttttcacatacgcaaccataaatcattcattgtaatctaacaagatcatccaattctatattgttACTCATGCTCaaaaccatcttaaagatcaaaatacgaatacttctaatcaaacaaTAAAGTCTTAACTTttgaaaatcgttctttcttcctttgtgggaagttcaatacaacatatgtttatttaaaaaaaggTCATTTATCTAGCATGCtcgtacttccattagcgagataaacttattgacaatcatgcattgtaaacgatagataaccttatctacttaaggaaaacgataaggatattgatactttgaatcaagaacattctactttctaacgtacgattctgtgctatacgtagagttaagGGGTTCTaattatacttagggaagtgagtagagaaaatctacatgatggtaatgtcatttcaatattttgtaaaacgagcttgctatttattcctaatactttaacttgccttatcataaacaaaaataactaaagttatactagggagaatgagaAAAGATTtttctaccttgatccgaaactagttggggccgaataagctagttggaagttttctacgggcggtgaaactcgcaaatttggaccaaactttggatggcagtaactcggtcaatatttggccgaatatgatcgttcttgggtcgagattgaagctctcgaagtgctctacaactttcgtgaaggaagttgatcctagaaactactttaggtaggagaaaaatggtgatgaaGGAGGAGACAGTAtactgtctggaaatggaaatccgagatttttactgaacttcggatgccaatatcattgtcatttcttcaccgattggggtggttcttgggtctaacttgaaggtttcgaagtgctctacaacttttccgatGGAAGTTAGCTCTAAAACTAACCTAAGAGGGAGAAAACTGAGGATTTtcaaagggcagtaggctgcctggaaaaaacagaaatggtttctagagagaagtgagagcaagaagtgaaggtgtgagttgaatggaaggcatggagtgctatttatagccaacacttgagctcctcctccctcctctatggccagccctcccctctctcctttcacccatggatttgctccattgagttGTCATTTCAAGTCTTAAATCAAATCCTAGCCTTCCTTCACTAGTCATTTCCATTCTAGGCCAAatctaggttatcatgaagggtttttgacttgtcaagtctatggggaggttgcttgcaagaaagaatataatcatgggctagctttgtactttggaagactagaatgggttggcatgtggtaaataggcttagggctattaaggttgcttgtgtaaatGTCCAAAACATaatcacacactccacctccctctcccattcggcctctctctctctctctctctctcttgtgtctatatacatccaagaaaatctaggaaagtaagtctaagATTATTATGTTTAAGGCTAGagcataggtgtgcatgcatgcatgcatggctagtcttgcttcttttggaagcaaaatgatgggattctttgtatgacttgtcttgtcatgcttattggcaagtcaaaggtctattaaccaagggacaaaaattcccctaacaattatggaccaaggggtaaaggaatattggtaataattagggtttgaaatgacttgtcatgggagtaaaaatgattactcctatggtctaatggtcctATAGGGTTTgaaggggttcataaggctcaaagatggtctaaaaggtccaattagggttagggtaatgtaactaggtgaatcggtagtttggtttgtccaactagtcggttggaaactaaccttactcgccaagtaggatttatagccaagaaatataatttaaagattttatctaactcgttaggaaaatatacaagtgcttttataagcatacttgtttttagaaaatgactagattgctcggcatgaaagatataattttataactctcaaatctaattatgacggattataaaaattaaaaaaaaatttagtagcaaatccaagtaaataaaaataatatttaaatatttaaagaaatttttatttaccaaaaatcagggtcgttacagatcCGTTCATtagttctaaaatattttttcaagtgaccttacaaaaaatcaactcgatcagataaatgtaaatatttgatccaatcttacaatttttaattcaagatttcaaattaaaattctgaatgaaaagttgtaagattggaCAAACGCTTACATTTATCCgatggaattgatttttcacatagccacacaaaaaaatattttaaaattaatgaacgtaTCAAACCATTCTTTGGGAACAACCATTCTTTGGGAACAAAAGTGGGCCCCAAAAAAACTGTGTAATACTAAGAGATGGATTTGGATAAAAAAGTTGAATTAACTTTTTTgtcttaatttaattttttttcgcatttgttagttttcggTCAAATTCTTGTAACTTATTGATCcatctcaatgagaggaatcataaaagtataattttgatcgaaattcataattttttaaataaagacaaaaaattaagtcAAAAAATCGTgagagtttcgatcaaaattttatacttttctgattcctctcatcgagctAAATCAACGAATCACAAATGTTtgaccaaaaactaacaaatgcaaaaaaaaaaaaaaaatttgaataaagacaaagaaaaagctaatttttttttatccaaacccaACCTTAGTAtggattaaaattttaaaaaaaagttgtaagattgaatcaaacacttactTTTATCAGATGTGGTTGATTTTTATCAAGATCGcttgaaataatattttagaattaaGAAAGGATCAGATTATTTGTATGAGACTCaaaaatgggccccacaaacaATCTTTATAGAATATGTGCAAAAAAATCTGTTTGGTAGCAAAATTGGAGAGAAACATATTTTCCGTTTGTTTTTTAGAAAGGTAAACGCAAGAATGTAATTGATGAGATTTTTAATATGCCGAATGTTTATGTAATATTTCGTTAAAGTCAGATAACTTATGGGATTTGCGGGTGCTAATAAAGAAAATTAGAAAGTGGAGTGAGTGAGCAAATCCCATCCCACTGTCCCCCAGTGATTCCGACTCCGTCTCGTCTGTCTGCGACGATCCGATCATCATTCAGAGCTGGAGTTGTACAACTACTGCTACTTCATCTTCAACCCTCGCACCATCGCTACACGATCCGATCACACTCTCCGTATTAGAATATAGATTATTACTCGTATCATGTATCTTTAATTAGATGATACCGAGTGTTGGTTGGAGTAACGGAGCTCGAAAATGTCGCAAAACAACATTCCTGTGAGCGAAACCTACTGGTCTCTTGTCGACAAGGCCGACAAAAAGTTCTCTAAGATCAGGGATTTGCCCTACTACGAACGCAACAGGTCGGTCGGTAAACTTCATTACCCTAATCAAAGATTACTTATGTTTTCTCCTTTTTAGTTTTTCTGTTTGAATGAATCCGTGGGAAAAACAGCACGAAACGGGCACGATCAGTTGTTTGTGATGTGATGGTAATATGGCCCTTTTAGGCCTCGTTTGGTTACTGATGAAACAAGGAAAAGAGATGTGACAGAAAATTAGGAAGATAGTTTTCCCTCTTGGTTGTTCTGTTTGTTTCAATCTGGATGTAAAAGTAAAGATATGCATTGTCCAACAAAAATGCTAGGCACACGTTTAATTTTACGTCCATTTTTACATCCTTTAGTGATGCTAAATGTTTTGTGGGTCTTACCATATTTGTGGGATAAGTTGTACGAATGAATGTAAACTTGGATGGATGTGTCCCTAGCATTGCTCTTTATCCAATTGTAATGCAATCGTGGTAGCATTTTCTGCTGTATTTAGTGTACGGCACGTACCCCTTGTTTGGTTACCCAAAATAACTAACAGTAGAGAGTGAAAGAAAAGGAGACACAAAAGTTTTCCCTACATGTTTTCTGTTTGTTCCCATGGACGTACTATCTTTATATGAAGTATAATGTATTATCCAATTGTAACGTTGTCGTTTTAGTATTGTTGGAAGTCGTGAGCTCTTAACCTCTCATTTGGTTGACAAGACAATAACATAAGGAACCgagaaaaatagaaaggaaGTTTTTCCTTTATGTTTTCTGTGTAGTGTCCCAAGATATATTGGCTCGGTGGGCGACCGAGCCACGTCATTTGGTTACCCAGATTCAGATCGGCAACCCCACATTCTGCTTGTTAAAAACATGCATTATTCAACTCTACTGTTATCGGGTTAGGATTGCTGTGCAAAAAGTTGAGGGAGAGTTTCCAAAACTACCGATTGAGCCACATGGTTTTGGTATGCACATTACAGCATTAGATGGAAATGAAAGTATACATGGGTATTCACATAACGTGGAGAGAGCTGGTAACATGAAGTTGTGAATTCTAACTCATTTCCCTACACTTGACTAGTAAACAACCCCTAGAGGAGTAAGTTCTTAGTTCTTACTAATTTCATGCCTAGTTGTATTGTCATTTCTTTTGTGTTAACCTGCTCTTTTTAGTGTTACAGATAAACATAATAAATGatgtgagaaaaaaatagaaagtaagtttcaactttcaacctaTAAACTGAGCTGTGCAGTTGTGTCATACCTCCTTATTCACTAGGTGCATTAAGTAATTATTCATTTTCGTACATATTCTTGAGAAGAAAAGATGTGTAACTGTTATGCGTACAATAATATCCGCGATGATAGATGAAGTAAAGGTTTTGACGGTTATAACTTGTTATGATGGACTTTGTGTGATGGGCTAGTAATTTGGGATGATGCTGAAATCCTTGTCTGTGTAATGGCACTAGGTATGATACATACTTCTACAAGGTGTTTAAAGTCTACACACAACTGTGGAAGTTTCAACAAGAGAATCGACAGAAGCTTTTGGAAGCAGGGCTCAAGCGATGGGAGATTGGGGATATTGCTTCTCGAATTGGGCAGCTTTATTTTGGACAATATATGAGGACAAGTGATGCTAGTTATTTGTCCGAGTCCTACGTATTCTATGAGGCTGTATTGACTAGGGAATATTTCAAGGACGGATTGTTACAGGATCTCAATCTTGCCAATAAACAACTACGGTTTCTTGCAAGGTTTATGATGGTGTGTTTGGTGTTGAACAGGCGAGAAATGGTCTATCAGTTGGTAAATCAACTCAAAATGTTGGTTGATGAGTGCAAGAGGACTTTCCAGGTCAATTTCCAGTTGTTATGATATTTTTCAGGTTTTATGAGTGGTGCTTTGTTTAAATGCTCTGTTGTCTTTCTGGATAGACAAAATGAAGTGAAACAGCTAAGTTATTCTTTGGTTTCCCTACATTTTCCTTTCCATTGAAGATCCTTGACTAATCCACGAGCCAAACACAccctacaatttttttttatttccctgGCGTTCACTCCCTTTTGAATGTTGTATAATTCTGTTGGAGAAAACTTGTTCTAAATTGGCCTGATTTGCACGGGACTTCAAGTTAATGTCTCCTTCATCTAATGATCGTCTTCATTTGTCAAAcgttttgtaaatttttttatgttgttttatgcTATGCTGTTCATTGTAGATGCTTCGAATGACTTTTCAATTATCGTATATCCAGGAAACCGACTTTAAAGAATGGAAGCTGGTGGTTCAGGAAATAGTTAAGTTTCTGAAAGCTGACACAGCTTTTATGAATATCTTCCCTTTGAGATATAGTCTTGTACTGGACCTTCATCCAGATTGCTTACCACAAGTTGCAGCTGCTAGGAGAAAGCTTAGATTAAGAGATGCTATACTGAGCAGCTATTATCCTAATGAGGTTCTATCCTTTACATATTTATTAGCtcatgtattttttgttttgtttgaatttgttAGCCATTGCCCAGTGTATTATTTACAGTTTTTTAGTCAAATTTGTATGAGCTGATCTCTTATACTGTTATACTTCCTGCTTCGCATTCTGACCTTtcgttttccattttttattttttatttttgcttaggTAAAGTTTTCAGAGCTTACTCTTGACACTTTTAGAATGCTTCAATGCCTGGAATGGGAACCTAGTGGCTCATTTTACCAATCAGGTGGAGTTCCTTCAAGTGGGACCGGTACAAACACTGCGCAAAATGGGGCCCCGGGGCCTAGTCGTATTAACTACTCACAGGATATTGCTGATCCAACTTTGCCCCCAAACCCTCGCAAAGCTGTTTTATATCGTCCAACGGTCACACAATTTGTAGCTGTGAGTATTTACTATAGTCTCTTCCTCTGCAACTACACAGTTTTCTACAAGTTAAGGTTCTTTGAAGTTCGAACAGGTATTCACGCAATATAGAGATATACAAAATAGAACCATATACTAGATCTTGTTGGTCACAGTAAGGTAGTATCAGGAAGTGTGAGGTAATTCCCGGGAGTCATAATTAAGTCTATTTTCTTAATATGTTTCATAATGTGTCAGTGTGTGAAAAACAAAGCCTCATGTTGGTACTTTTCCGACCTTGTCATGGCTCCTTTATGGATTGCCGTGCTGCTTTAAGGATCATATACAGATGCTCCATGCTTCTTCGACCAAAGTGAATCACATGGTTCAAGAATATGGAGTTATGGAACTCTagactttttcttcttctgcttgAATATTTGGACAAAGATCAAGAAGAAACCTTCATGAAGTACCTTATCTCAAATTCTTGTCCTGGTTAGATCCTATTGTTCAAACGGTATTATCATgtaatgatgatttttttttctaagaatGTTTACGCAAATTACACGGGTTATAGTTATTACAAATTTAGCATTCACGGTTTTTCTTCTGTGGTAACCTGTCTGCTGCTTGAATTCCGTGCTCAAGCTCAGACGCTATGAGGTTGGAGTTTTCATTGGTGAGAGGAACTCTTATGGTGGAAGAACAAGTGATAAGACCATCCTCATATTATTTTCCACTTTCATCGGATGAAGTTGGATATTCAAAATAAGATATAAATAGTCTCCTTATAaccttctcatttttctctagAATCAGATCCATGACTTCTGAGTGACAAAACACCATTCTATTGATTTTTTCCTGAATTGGAGCATTAAGGATTGGATCTAATGGTTTTTAGTTTGACTCGGAGCCTTACTGATGAATCCTTTTTCGATGTATGTTTGTTAAGCCCGGAGGGATGTGTCCTTTCAGGTGAACAAAATGTTCCAAAAATGTTTTAGAACTGCAGTGGAGCTATGAATGTTGCTTGGTAGGGAAGTTGGAGTTAATTCtagcgggaaaaaaaaaaagaaaaatatttgatcTTTTGCAtactagggtgtggttaatctCCCAATAGGGTTCCCTATCCACTGAAAAACCTATAAATTCTGGACACAATTAGAAAATGTTTCCCCGAGgccgccttttttttttttttttttcccttccaaaaATTGAGCTTCTTAGATGTGCTGAAtgatgatgaaaaaaaaaaagatgtgctGAACGAAGGTGAGCTGAATGATTGAAATTGTAACTTAAAGGCTTGAGCAAATTAATTCTTGATGGCCTTTGGCTTGTCTGAAAagcaaccattttgtttttctctttgtatTTGACGTTTGATTtgtgaaagaagaaaaaggagaagaatagaagaaaaaatagagtaaGTAAATAATCTTTTTTAACTGTTATTTGAtatggaaaatgagaaaaataaatgaatagtTTTGTGTATTTGAGCGTAGAAAGTTACTAGTAAGTACGATGCATTATGTCCAAATATTGACAGTAGTGCACAAAAAAGAAATCTTTTTGTTCAACGGATTATGAAATATGCATTTGAAAATTGTGAACTGGTAACAACAATTGTTTTCTCATTTCTAAGGTTATTTCTCAAATATGTGCAATAATTgtggaagaaaaaagaatgtgtttttctttttacttggaTGGCAAGTGTTGGGGTGCCATATTGGCATTTATcaatgaaaaagaaatgataTCAGCAAAATCTGTTAAGTCTTCTGACAGGGGGTAACAGAAGGGGGTTTGTGCATATTAGTTTCGAAAGTAAGGGAGGTTAGAGTACTTACTGAAACTAGGGTGGAGTTCAGAATCCATTGCTTTATCTGAGCGCCTGATAAAGGATTTCCCATAAGAGATCCACGTAGATAAttaattttgcaattttgtGATTGTGGTTCATATGCAGGTTCTGGCTACAATGTGTGAGGAACTCCCTCCAGATGGACTTctcttaatatatttatcagcTTCAGGTATCGCATTTTGCTTTAAACATTTTTTCCCCATTGAATATGAGATTATTCATATTGCTTCAGATGGCTTATGGTTTTTATACCATTCAAATTACATCAGGAAGCAATATATCTGGTAGCCCAAACCATTCTCCAGTGCAAGGTAAGGGGGATAGCTTAAGTTACCGTACTGGTGGTGGCTTACATATTGGAGCTCGTGGAAATGGAGGTATTCTACTAACTCATAGTTATATCTTGTATAGATAAACATCGCAAGAGGAAATTACTACTCGAGCTGCTGGTATTTCGTGTTTCATTGTCACTAGGGGGACTggtagaccaaaattgactTTAGAGGCGCTAGTTCAAAAGAGCTTAATGGATAAAACAGgttcatgtagccaaccccaatcaattgggacttaaggctcagtttgttttggtttggtttgtggtaTCTGCTAGCTCTCCCATCTGGTTTGGTTGGTTCCTTCACTGCGTCCCAAACTGAACTGCTTACACTGCACTGCTTCTTCCAACGATTCTGGAAGTGCAGCTGCCCCTGCCTGAAAGCTTATTTAAGCCACCTACGTTGAGTCCGAGAACCTGTGGTCGATCTGAAGAAAAAATCTCTCATTCAGACCTTCCATCAAGATTTTCTCCTCAATGAATGGCAGCATGAGAAAATTGTCATTTTTCCGTCACTTCTAGTGCCAAATGATGTGAAGTAGAAAAAAAGTCATAAGAGAAGCAAGGTGCACAGAAGGTTGGGAAGTAGTATGCCCAGTTCACCAGGTTCTTCCTTTTAGGTCCAATGCAATTTCTGTTGTTATGTTTACGGTTTTTCCTGTTCCTAGGTTAGAGATAACACCTCATCTTAGGAAAACTCACCGCAGAAAAAGTACAACTTTTCTGGCCATTGATAGCTTCTTGCAAGTCATTTTGCTTTTGGTTTTGAGGTGTCGATGCTCCTTTATTAGCTCATGTCTCACCAAATAGGATTTCCCTTGGCAGAAGATTGGAATTATTGCTTGGCTCTGTTGTACTTTTAGACTATCCATAAATTACACCTCCCTGCACTTTTTATGCGCTCACTTTAGTCCCTCccctttcaattttgattggGATTACGTATGGGAAATAGCGAAATTCGATCACATGGCCTCTTTTCGAGGGCAATGGAGGAACTTTAACTGTAATCCATTTTCTGGTCTTGAATGTGTGTTGAACCCACAGTTAACTAACTTACCTCAGCTCCCACCAACCACCACCTTCCACCTTCAGTTTTATCCCTTCTCCCTCAAATAAGCCTTTTTCACTGGAAAATGCACTCTATGTAACTTGTTTATGTTCTTTATCCATTGCCCTGCATTTGCTATCTTTAAAATTTCTTGTCACTCTATGctaaaggaaagaaaattatttgtgatTCCTATCTTCTTTACACATCTCCATCCTGAGAAACTGACTTAATCCTCGTGTGTAACTCCCCATCAATCTCTCTTTTTATCATCTTAAGTCACCATAGATGGTGTTAGTTTTTAAAGGGTATGGAAAGATTGATAATCAGGTAGCCTTTTTGACACCATTTGGTAGTAAACCCAAGCATAACAGTATCTAGTCAAACAGACTATAATCCATAACCCTGCTGGTTGCACCATTGGAATTCGGTCTCACTAGTAAGGATGCATCTGCCCTGATCCCTTTGATCTAGTTGTTGCAGTCGACTCCTCTCCGGTGCTTGCAGAGCCTTTTTCTTTACGCAACCTCTCTGTCTTTGTCTCTCTCCAACAAGGCCAGGGAAGAATAGTGGCTTCCTCATCTTGCCCTAGTTGTGAGGTTGGAATGATATGTGTAAAGGAACATCCCACTTTTCTGTGTAGGAATGTAATATACAGTGTATAAGCACGAGGACAACTTTGCCCCACTAGCTAGAGTTTGGGGTTGAGTGGTTTTGGGTTCAAATCTTTTATCTGCAATTGTGCTCTTTTTATCTTTAGCTGTCCATGCATTGAATTTGGAGTCAGACTTTTCGGGACTTGAGAGGATCATCAGTcaagaaattgaattgggtcttaCCCATAAATACACCTTAACAACCTTAGCTTAGGGAGCATAATTTTGACCGTTCAATCGTGTGGAGTTAATGGGAAACAGATCAAGAGACCAAgcgaaacccaaaaaaatagcAGCTACAGTTGACGCAGAAGTAGAAGCCACTGCAAACAAATCACTGCCCAATAAGGAGCAGAAACCCAACAAATAGAAAGACATCAATTACAAACAACTGAAAAAGGAACTGCAAACTGATCACTAGGTAATGGGCATCAACGACATCATCTACGAATGAGCATAAAAAAAGAGAACCCAAACATAGCACAATAAGGGCGACAACCAACATAGCACAGGCCACGCCGCCACAGGCCCCACAGGTACTCAACAGCACTAAGACTGCTTACTGCAAAGGGATTTTCATCAACAAttatcaaaaccaaaaccaatgCTGAGGAAAACTAAGGTCCAACCGAGAACCCCAAGGATAGCAACATGTAGTTTATAAACACAATCGCCGTGATAACCTGATCGACAACAGCTTCTGCGGTCCCACATGTAGATGACAGTTTAAACAAC contains the following coding sequences:
- the LOC131324161 gene encoding uncharacterized protein LOC131324161 — encoded protein: MSQNNIPVSETYWSLVDKADKKFSKIRDLPYYERNRYDTYFYKVFKVYTQLWKFQQENRQKLLEAGLKRWEIGDIASRIGQLYFGQYMRTSDASYLSESYVFYEAVLTREYFKDGLLQDLNLANKQLRFLARFMMVCLVLNRREMVYQLVNQLKMLVDECKRTFQETDFKEWKLVVQEIVKFLKADTAFMNIFPLRYSLVLDLHPDCLPQVAAARRKLRLRDAILSSYYPNEVKFSELTLDTFRMLQCLEWEPSGSFYQSGGVPSSGTGTNTAQNGAPGPSRINYSQDIADPTLPPNPRKAVLYRPTVTQFVAVLATMCEELPPDGLLLIYLSASGSNISGSPNHSPVQGKGDSLSYRTGGGLHIGARGNGGVDSIYPCDFVPFTRKPLFIVVDSDNSKAFKAINGVEKGEPVAMLLSPNSYPTVPSAVDSSRHPSGSLFTSFLTAPLQAFCLLLGISGPDVDTDMCNKAGGLLSSLLNDWGLMLAASDTLDPVWAQGLSDPFLRRLLLRFMFCRAVLTLYAPTLDKEEFLPECIPCLPEAFLPTAATFQTAVLQIANIFGATNRFVLSEGISLPESSEDEISSS